From the Catenulispora sp. EB89 genome, the window CGGGCCGCCCGCGCGCACGCCGGATCCGGCCGAACCAGCCTGAAGTTGATCGAAACGCAAGTCTTCTCGTCCACTCGCCGTGACCAGACCCGACCGTTCCGCGCGCGCCGAGCAGCGTGCACGCGCAAAGGCTACTACCAACGAACGAGTCGTTCGGTCACGGTCCGGTGACTAGAGCAACAACCGTGTCACAACTTCCTGAGACGGCCAACCCGGTTTCGCTCAGAGGCCGGGGGCACCCCAGACCGGGAACCAGCGGCTCAGGTCCGACTCCAGGCGCAGGTCGTTTCCCAGCATGGCCTTGATCTGCAGTTCCAGCGCACCGTCGCGCTGTTCGCCGGCCTGCGGGGCGAAGGGGTAGAACGTGCCGCGCTTGTAGAGGTACACCAGGGCCAGGCGGCGGTCCCGGTCGTCGGTGAAAGACACCAGGGAGCACAGCAGCTGCGGTCCGAATCCGGTGTCCTGCAGCGAGCTGTTCACCGCGTGCAGGTCGGTCACCAGACCGGCGGTGTCGTCCGGTTCGTGGTGCGAGACCAGCCAGGTGTAGCCGTAGGAGTCGTCGCGCGCCTCGACCTTGGGGCCGTTGCCGGCCGCCAGGAGCGTGGTGATGTCCGACTCGACGTCGTCGAAGGCCCGCCCCTCGGCGCGCTTGAAGCACACCGAGCCCAGGCCCGTGGGACGGAAGTTGGTCGCCGCCTGCAGGGTCAGGGCCGCCGACGGCAGGCCGAAGAGCTGGTCGAGGTCCGGCTTGACCGGCTTGGTCCGACCGAGCAGCGTGTCCAGGAATCCCATGGCTACCAGCTTGCCCTATCTGACGAGGGTCGCCGCGGGAGGTCCCGCGGTCCGTTCGCTTATCGTGATCGTCTTGTGCAGATCCCCGTGACTAATCCGGATCCTTCCCGGCACGGGGAGGCGCGACGCCTGTCGGACGCATACGGCTCGCATGGTGGAAAGCTCGGGTCCGACAGGCGCGGGGGGCGGTGCGGGTCGTTCGGGGTCGTACGGGTCCTGACGACGGCTCAGCCGCGGCCGATCTCGACCGCCAGCTTCGCCAGCTTCTCCTGGCGGACCTGCAGGGTCGGGTGCGTGGCGAACAGGTTCGAGACGCTGGCGCCCTTGATCGCCGGGGTGAAGAAGAAGGCGTTGAAGGCCTGCTGCTTGCGCAGGTCCTGGGTCGGGATCATGGCCATGTCCCCGGTGATCCGGCCCAGCGCGTTGCTCATCGCCGACGGGTTGCCGGTGAGCAGCGCCCCGGAGCGGTCGGCGGCCAGTTCGCGGTAGCGGGACAGGCCGCGGATCAGCAGGAAGGACAGCAGATAGGTCAGGCCCGAGACGATCATCACGAAGAACAGCACCACCGCCGGGCTGTCCTCGTCGTCGCGGCCGCGGTCGGAGAAGCCGCCCCACAGCCCCATCTCGAAGGTGATGCGGGTGATCAGGCCGGACAGGATGCCCAGGAACGAGGCGATGGTCATCACCGCGACGTCCTTGTGCGCCACGTGCGAGAGCTCGTGCGCGAGCACGGCCTCCAGCTCGCGGTCGTCCGGGAGCTTGCGCATCAGGCCGGTGGTCGCGCAGACCACGGTGTTCTTCTGGCTGCGGCCGGCGGCGAAGGCGTTGGGGACGTCGGTGTCCACCAGGCCGACCCGGGGCTTGGGCATGTCGGCCAGCGCGCACAGCCGGTCCAGCACGGCGTGCAGCCGGTGCGCCTCGGCGGAGTCGTTGGGCTGGACGAGCTTGGCGTTCATCGAGAACAGCGCGATCTTGTCGGACAAGAACCACTGCGCGAAGAAGAAACCGCCGATGACGATGATGAGGATCGGCAGCAGGCCCTTGGGCGCGAGGGCCACCGCGACGCCGATGGCGGCGACGTAGACCAGCCCGAGCAGGAACATCACGATGACCATCCGCGATGTCAGCTGCCGGTCCGGCGCGAAACGGGTCCTTGCCACTGGTGGTCTCTCCCTGTTCAACCTGGTTGTTCAACCCGGGCTGGATGTCAACCCGTCAATCGGAGCAACGCCGGGAATCCTCCGGAGGTTCCCGGGTGGGACTGTTCGCGCAGCGAAAGAGACTACCGCCACATCGTGACCGGTGTGACCGGTGTGGCGATGCGGCGGCAGTCGGGGACCAGCGGGGGTGCGTCCGTACGAGTGGCTCGGGGGTCCGGCCTCAGCCGGGGATGAGCCCTTCCTCGGACATCATCGCCTCGACTTCGTCCAGGGTGGAGTCGGCCATGGGGAGCACGAAGTCGCTCTCCACGAGCCGGTCCAGCGCGATCGGCGTGCCGATCTCGCGCACCCGGTCCAGCAGCGTGTCCAGCGCCAGCCGGAACGCCGCCTCGTCCTTGGCCTGGCAGGTCTCCAGGACCTTGGTGTCCAGGTCGTTCAGCTCGTCGATCGAGCTGTCCGGGACCTCCAGCTGCCCCTCGGTGAGAATGCGGACGATCATCGCGCCTCTCCCTCCTTGCGGACCTCCTCGGCGTCAGCGACGTCCTTGTTGGAGGCGTTGCCGACCGCGTGGCCGGCTTCCAACTGCTTGGTCGACGGACCGCCGGCCAGCTCCCGCTTCATCGCCTCGAGCTGGTTGTCGACGTCCGAGCCGGTCGACAGGCGCTCCAGCTCGGTGGTGATGTCGTCCTTGGCCATGCCGGTCGGGTCGTTGAGCGCGCCGGAGGCCAGCAGCTCGTCGATCGCCGAACCGCGGGCCTGCAGCTGGAGGGTCTTGTCCTCGGCGCGCTGGATCGCCATGCCGACGTCGGACATCTCCTCGGAGATGCCGGAGAAGGCCTCGCCGATCCGGGTGGTCGCCTCGGCGGCGGTGTAGGTGGCCTTGATCGTCTCCTTCTTGGTGCGGAAGGCGTCGACCTTGGCCTGCAGCGACTGGGAGGCCCGGGTGAGCTTCTCCTCCTCGGTCTGCAGCTGCGCGTACTGGGTCTGCAGGTCCGTGATCTGCTGCTGGATGCCGCCGCGGCGGGACAGGGCCTCGCGGGCCAGGTCCTCGCGGCCGACCTCCAGAGCCCGACGGGCCTGGGTCTCGTGCTTGTCGGCCTGGTCCTGCAGCTGCTTCATCTGCAGCTCCAGGCGCTTGCGCGAGGTGGCCACGTCGGCGACGCCCCGGCGCACCTTCTGCAGCAGTTCCAGCTGCTTCTGGTACGAAAGGTCGAGCGTCTCGCGCGGGTCCTCGTACTTGTCCAGCGCCTTGTTGGCCTTGGCCTGGAAGATCAACTTCATGCGCTTCATGACGCCAGCCATGGGCTCTGCCGCGCCCCCTTCACGTCCTCGTGTGGCCGACTCCGGTCCGCGTGCGGATCGTGCTCGATGTCGTCCAACTTTGTGGTCCTGGTCAGGACTTACCATACGGCCCGCCACCCCTTCACGGCACCTACTGAAGGTCATGGCTTCCCCGTGCTGTTCGTCATGGCCGCCGACGTGGCTTCGTGGTCGCGGGGCCGTGGCCTTAGAGTCTTCCCGTGTTCCGGAAGCAGAAATCCACCGATGAGGCCGACCAGGCCACGTCCGAGCAGGAGAACGCCGCCCTGCTGGACGAGGCCCGGGCCGCCAAGGGCCGTCCCACGCCCACCCGCCGCGAGGCCGAGCTGGCCCGCAAGCAGCGGCTGTCCGGCATCAGCTCCGATCCCAAGAAGGCCAAGCGCCAGAATCGCCAGCGCGACTTCGACGCGGCCACCGAACGGCAGCACGGCGGGCCGGTGAAGGCGTTCGCCCGCGACTACGTCGACTCCCGCTTCCGGATCGCCGAGTTCTTCATCATCTTCGCCGTCCTGCTGTTCGTGGTGGCCTCGGTCCCGTC encodes:
- the htpX gene encoding zinc metalloprotease HtpX, producing MARTRFAPDRQLTSRMVIVMFLLGLVYVAAIGVAVALAPKGLLPILIIVIGGFFFAQWFLSDKIALFSMNAKLVQPNDSAEAHRLHAVLDRLCALADMPKPRVGLVDTDVPNAFAAGRSQKNTVVCATTGLMRKLPDDRELEAVLAHELSHVAHKDVAVMTIASFLGILSGLITRITFEMGLWGGFSDRGRDDEDSPAVVLFFVMIVSGLTYLLSFLLIRGLSRYRELAADRSGALLTGNPSAMSNALGRITGDMAMIPTQDLRKQQAFNAFFFTPAIKGASVSNLFATHPTLQVRQEKLAKLAVEIGRG
- a CDS encoding PspA/IM30 family protein, whose protein sequence is MAGVMKRMKLIFQAKANKALDKYEDPRETLDLSYQKQLELLQKVRRGVADVATSRKRLELQMKQLQDQADKHETQARRALEVGREDLAREALSRRGGIQQQITDLQTQYAQLQTEEEKLTRASQSLQAKVDAFRTKKETIKATYTAAEATTRIGEAFSGISEEMSDVGMAIQRAEDKTLQLQARGSAIDELLASGALNDPTGMAKDDITTELERLSTGSDVDNQLEAMKRELAGGPSTKQLEAGHAVGNASNKDVADAEEVRKEGEAR
- a CDS encoding DUF3043 domain-containing protein — its product is MFRKQKSTDEADQATSEQENAALLDEARAAKGRPTPTRREAELARKQRLSGISSDPKKAKRQNRQRDFDAATERQHGGPVKAFARDYVDSRFRIAEFFIIFAVLLFVVASVPSVALLSVVLWLVMLVAIVFDSVLLVRGVKKEARKRFPDADLGRLGWYSLMRSMQFRKWRLPKPRLKRGEKF